The Salminus brasiliensis chromosome 3, fSalBra1.hap2, whole genome shotgun sequence genome contains a region encoding:
- the nudt1 gene encoding oxidized purine nucleoside triphosphate hydrolase, with protein sequence MFTRKLLTLVLVVQPERVLLGMKKRGFGAGKWNGFGGKVQSGETIEQAARRELLEESGLTVDTLHKIGNITFEFVGETELMDVHIFRADTYTGEPTESEEMRPQWFDIDKIPFGQMWADDVLWFPLMLQKRKFLGYFKFRGHDVIVEHKLDEVQEL encoded by the exons ATGTTCACAAGGAAGCTGCTTACCCTGGTGCTGGTGGTGCAGCCTGAGCGGGTGCTGCTCGGCATGAAGAAGAGGGGCTTTGGGGCAGGGAAGTGGAACGGCTTCGGAGGCAAAGTTCAGTCAGGAGAGACTATTGAGCAGGCTGCTCGACG GGAGCTGCTGGAGGAAAGTGGACTAACTGTGGACACGCTCCACAAGATTGGAAATATCACGTTTGAATTTGTTGGAGAAACGGAGCTGATGGACGTGCACATATTCCGAGCCGATACCTATACCGGCGAACCCACTGAATCAGAAG aaATGAGGCCTCAGTGGTTTGACATTGACAAAATCCCCTTTGGTCAGATGTGGGCAGATGATGTCCTGTGGTTCCCGCTGATGCTACAGAAGAGGAAGTTCTTGGGATACTTTAAATTCCGGGGTCACGACGTGATAGTGGAACACAAGCTGGATGAGGTGCAGGAGCTTTGA
- the mrm2 gene encoding rRNA methyltransferase 2, mitochondrial → MWTRVFLPKSCIHSSATVLKKAPMKLKGRSGAEQRWLVRQLSDPFVKAAHSQNYRCRSAFKLLDIDETYGLLKPGLSVIDCGAAPGAWSQVAVQRVNSAGERPDLPRGSVIGIDLLHMAPLEGAHFLSHHDITDPATHAELQRLLPQAHADVILSDMAPNASGLRALDHERLVSMCLSLLELADKVLRPGGSLVCKYWDGVLTHKLRDGLARAFRDVKTVKPKASRKESAELYFLARTFRKT, encoded by the exons ATGTGGACACGCGTGTTTCTGCCCAAATCGTGCATTCACAGCTCGGCCACGGTGCTGAAAAAGGCGCCGATGAAGCTGAAAGGTAGGAGCGGTGCTGAGCAGCGGTGGCTGGTCAGACAGCTCAGTGACCCTTTCGTAAAAGCTGCTCACTCCCAAAACTACCGCTGCAGGAGCGCGTTCAAACTGCTGGACATCGATGAGACGTACGGATTGCTGAAACCCGGCCTCAGCGTTATAGACTGCGGGGCTGCGCCTGGAGCCTGGAGCCAAGTAGCGGTGCAGAGGGTCAACTCAGCAGGGGAGA GGCCAGATTTACCCAGAGGAAGTGTGATTGGAATAGATCTGCTGCACATGGCCCCCCTGGAAGGTGCGCACTTCCTGTCCCATCACGACATCACCGATCCTGCCACTCATGCAGAGCTGCAGAGGCTTCTTCCTCAAGCCCACGCTGATGTCATCCTCAGTGACATGGCACCCAACGCCAGTGGGCTCAGGGCGCTAGACCACGAGAGACTAGTGAGCATGTGTCTCTCACTCTTGGAACTGGCTGACAAGGTCCTGCGGCCGGGGGGCTCCCTGGTGTGTAAGTACTGGGACGGAGTGCTCACACATAAGCTCCGGGATGGTCTCGCTCGTGCTTTTCGGGATGTGAAGACTGTGAAACCCAAAGCCAGCAGGAAAGAATCGGCCGAACTGTATTTCCTGGCCAGGACGTTCAGGAAAACGTAG